A single window of Channa argus isolate prfri chromosome 12, Channa argus male v1.0, whole genome shotgun sequence DNA harbors:
- the LOC137137573 gene encoding low affinity immunoglobulin gamma Fc region receptor II-like, which translates to MEVRALCFTDWMFLNFLLIPHVQSKKDDFLIITDTLQYFEYESVTFHCVGLHGSTQLKWIRNHRNIVSPCDTSVKSCTIVEAYETDSGEYWCETEREKSSTVNITVTAGPVTLESPVLPLMEGETMILRCRSKNRSTKFTAVFYKDGVLVGTGSSEKMIIHSVRKRHEGLYTCNITGVGESAGSWLTVRARHRDACPFSDHSLYVVIILRTVFTIVLVPLLLLLVGLLHCGKLGAPQKNSAER; encoded by the exons ATGGAGGTCAGAGCTCTCTGCTTCACAGACT ggatGTTTCTAAACTTTCTGTTGATTCCACATGTTCAGTCAAAAAAAGATG atTTCCTCATCATAACAGACACATTGCAGTACTTTGAATATGAGTCTGTTACTTTTCACTGTGTGGGTCTTCATGGATCCACTCAGCTGAAATGGATCAGGAATCATCGAAACATTGTTTCGCCATGTGACACCTCGGTTAAGTCCTGCACCATTGTGGAGGCCTATGAGACAGACAGTGGAGAATACTGGTGTGagactgaaagagagaaaagcagcacCGTCAACATCACTGTCACAG CTGGCCCTGTGACTCTGGAGAGTCCTGTCCTTCCTTTGATGGAGGGAGAAACTATGATCCTGCGCTGCAGAAGCAAGAATCGGTCCACCAAATTTACAGCTGTCTTCTATAAGGATGGTGTCCTCGTTGGGACCGGCTCTTCTGAAAAGATGATCATCCATAGTGTCCGTAAGCGTCACGAAGGACTCTACACATGTAACATCACTGGGGTTGGAGAATCAGCAGGAAGTTGGCTGACTGTCAGAG CACGTCACAGAGACGCCTGTCCCTTCTCAGACCATAGTCTTTATGTTGTCATCATCTTAAGAACAGTATTCACCATAGTGTTGGTgcctctgttgctgctgctggtgggaCTACTTCACTGTGGGAAACTTGGAGCTCCACAAAAAAACTCTGCTGAAAGATAA